One part of the Tenacibaculum sp. 190130A14a genome encodes these proteins:
- a CDS encoding single-stranded DNA-binding protein, whose translation MNALKNRVQLIGNLGNTPEVITLDSGKKLAKFSLATNETYKNSQGQKVTDTQWHYIVAWNKTAEIIEQYLQKGSEVIIEGKLTSRSFEDSEGHKRYVTEVVCNELLMLGNK comes from the coding sequence ATGAATGCACTTAAAAACAGAGTACAGTTAATAGGAAACCTAGGTAACACACCAGAAGTAATCACTTTAGATAGTGGTAAAAAACTAGCTAAATTTTCTTTAGCAACAAACGAGACTTATAAAAATAGTCAGGGACAAAAAGTAACAGATACACAATGGCATTATATTGTTGCTTGGAACAAAACTGCAGAAATTATTGAGCAATATCTACAAAAGGGTAGCGAAGTAATCATTGAAGGAAAACTAACTTCAAGATCATTTGAAGATAGCGAAGGACATAAACGATATGTAACAGAGGTTGTTTGTAATGAATTACTAATGTTAGGAAACAAGTAG
- a CDS encoding DinB family protein, which produces MKFSIDKGLEVLEKTPNTLINLLENLSDEWIYANEGENTWSPFDVLGHLIHGEKTDWIPRLKIILFEDHKHFVPFDRFAQFELSQGKSLTDLLIEFKKLRKENIRYLHSLNLSVNQLQLTGIHPEFGTVTASELLAAWVVHDLGHIAQVSRTMAKQYKEATGPWPKYLTILNK; this is translated from the coding sequence ATGAAATTCAGTATTGATAAGGGCTTAGAGGTTTTAGAAAAAACTCCAAATACATTAATAAATTTATTAGAAAATCTTTCTGATGAATGGATTTATGCCAATGAAGGTGAAAACACATGGTCACCTTTTGATGTTTTGGGGCACTTAATTCACGGTGAAAAAACAGATTGGATTCCTCGTTTAAAAATCATCTTATTTGAAGATCATAAACATTTTGTTCCTTTTGATCGTTTCGCACAATTTGAGCTCTCTCAAGGAAAAAGTTTAACCGATTTACTTATAGAGTTTAAAAAACTTCGGAAAGAAAACATCCGTTATTTGCATTCTTTAAACCTATCAGTAAATCAACTTCAACTTACCGGTATTCATCCCGAGTTTGGAACGGTTACCGCAAGTGAATTATTGGCTGCCTGGGTTGTGCATGATTTGGGACATATAGCTCAAGTTTCAAGAACTATGGCTAAACAATATAAAGAAGCAACAGGTCCCTGGCCTAAATATTTAACTATCTTAAACAAATGA